In Desulfobacterales bacterium, a single genomic region encodes these proteins:
- the kdsB gene encoding 3-deoxy-manno-octulosonate cytidylyltransferase — translation MKIVVVIPARYGSTRFAGKPLALIKGKPMIQWVYEIAKNGKGVSDVVVATDNQRIVDAVDRFDGRAMMTGEENRSGTDRVADAAQKMGLLPDDIVVNIQGDQPAFVTAHIDAVVNPLVHSKEAEMTTLAFKIVDPQEITNPKDCKVIFDARGYALYFSRSPIPCARDIDTVFDTYKHLGIYAYSKRFLDTFRKLPTGSLETIEKLEQLRALENGHRIKVVLTEYDSPEVDVPADIPRIEALMKKRP, via the coding sequence ATGAAAATAGTTGTTGTTATTCCAGCACGTTATGGTTCAACTCGCTTTGCCGGGAAACCCCTGGCCCTTATCAAGGGAAAGCCCATGATCCAGTGGGTGTATGAAATCGCCAAAAACGGAAAAGGTGTTTCCGACGTCGTTGTCGCAACCGATAATCAGCGCATTGTTGATGCGGTAGATCGTTTTGACGGCCGGGCGATGATGACCGGTGAGGAAAACCGATCCGGAACCGATCGCGTAGCCGATGCCGCCCAGAAAATGGGTCTTTTGCCGGACGATATCGTCGTAAACATTCAGGGTGACCAGCCGGCATTTGTTACGGCCCATATCGACGCGGTGGTCAACCCATTGGTTCATTCAAAAGAGGCGGAAATGACCACGCTCGCCTTTAAGATCGTAGATCCACAGGAGATAACCAATCCCAAGGATTGCAAAGTCATATTCGACGCCCGGGGATATGCGCTCTATTTTTCACGCTCACCCATACCGTGTGCGCGGGACATTGACACGGTATTTGACACCTATAAACATTTGGGAATATATGCCTATTCCAAGCGTTTTCTGGATACTTTCAGAAAACTCCCCACCGGATCGCTGGAGACCATTGAAAAGCTGGAGCAACTCCGGGCGCTGGAAAACGGACATCGGATCAAGGTGGTCTTGACCGAATATGATTCGCCTGAAGTGGACGTGCCTGCCGATATCCCGCGTATTGAAGCCCTGATGAAAAAACGGCCGTAG
- a CDS encoding HIT domain-containing protein, with amino-acid sequence MINDCIFCRIIQGEAPAEFMYQNDSLVVFKDIRPHAPVHLLIVPKKHIRSINNLDAKDGGIVSEMILAGKLMAKRTEIAESGYKLLFNVERGGGQVIFHLHLHLLGGWK; translated from the coding sequence ATGATTAACGACTGCATATTCTGTCGGATTATTCAAGGGGAAGCGCCGGCTGAATTTATGTATCAAAATGACTCGCTGGTTGTATTTAAAGATATCCGACCCCATGCGCCGGTTCATCTTCTGATCGTTCCCAAAAAACATATCAGAAGCATTAATAACTTAGATGCAAAAGACGGCGGGATTGTCTCCGAAATGATCCTGGCAGGCAAACTAATGGCAAAAAGGACGGAGATCGCTGAATCTGGCTATAAGCTCTTGTTCAATGTGGAAAGGGGCGGCGGTCAGGTAATTTTTCATCTGCACTTGCATCTTCTCGGCGGCTGGAAATAG
- the larB gene encoding nickel pincer cofactor biosynthesis protein LarB, translated as MNKDLLDQLLNSVAAGKTSVDDAARELKDLAYKDIDYAHIDHHRSLRKGFPEVIFGLGKSADQIIGIMTQMLQQEHIVLVTRIDSQKAARVLQQFPDAVYDPDARMIILKKQNPIDQGKGTILILSAGTSDIPVAKEAHLTAEAMGNRVQSVFDVGVAGIHRLFSHKALIDNAAVLVVVAGMEGALPSVVAGMVSRPVIAVPTSVGYGVSLGGLTALFAMLNSCSSNVAVVNIDNGFGAGYMAAIINRK; from the coding sequence ATGAACAAAGACCTGTTAGATCAACTTTTAAATTCTGTGGCTGCGGGAAAAACATCCGTCGACGATGCCGCCCGGGAACTGAAAGATCTGGCCTACAAAGACATCGATTACGCCCATATAGATCATCACCGCTCCCTGCGCAAGGGTTTTCCCGAGGTTATTTTCGGCCTTGGCAAAAGTGCGGATCAAATCATCGGGATTATGACCCAAATGCTTCAACAGGAACATATCGTTCTGGTGACCCGCATCGATTCCCAGAAAGCCGCAAGGGTTCTTCAACAGTTTCCGGACGCCGTCTATGATCCGGACGCCCGGATGATCATACTGAAAAAACAGAACCCCATCGATCAGGGCAAAGGCACCATCCTGATCCTTTCAGCCGGCACATCGGACATTCCGGTAGCCAAAGAGGCGCACCTCACCGCAGAAGCCATGGGAAACCGAGTCCAGTCTGTGTTTGATGTCGGAGTAGCCGGCATCCACCGGCTGTTCAGTCATAAGGCGTTAATCGATAATGCCGCTGTTCTGGTCGTGGTGGCCGGTATGGAGGGCGCCCTTCCCAGCGTGGTGGCCGGAATGGTCAGTCGCCCGGTAATCGCCGTTCCCACCAGCGTGGGATACGGCGTCAGCCTGGGAGGTCTGACCGCGCTGTTTGCCATGCTCAACAGCTGCAGTTCCAATGTCGCGGTGGTTAATATCGACAACGGCTTCGGCGCAGGGTATATGGCCGCCATCATCAATCGGAAATAG
- a CDS encoding DoxX family membrane protein, giving the protein MNKTVDKLIRNSWLEVAARWVLGAVFIYASYHKIMEPAQFAKVIYGYYLFPALTINLIAIVLPFLELFCGLALVLGIYPRSAALVINFLLISFIAALSINLIRGQAFDCGCFSVGDRGYTYSVWETLIRDIVFFGFGLVVIFFSRHRKWCVLQSGSILLNMNRSGRV; this is encoded by the coding sequence TTGAATAAAACAGTTGATAAATTGATCCGCAACAGTTGGCTTGAGGTGGCTGCCCGCTGGGTTCTCGGCGCCGTATTCATTTACGCCAGCTATCATAAAATCATGGAACCGGCGCAGTTTGCCAAGGTGATCTACGGCTACTATCTTTTTCCGGCGCTTACCATCAACCTCATCGCGATTGTTTTGCCGTTTTTAGAGCTTTTTTGCGGTCTTGCGCTGGTTTTGGGCATTTATCCCCGCTCTGCAGCACTTGTCATTAATTTTTTACTGATCTCCTTTATCGCGGCACTCTCCATTAACCTGATCAGGGGGCAGGCGTTTGACTGCGGCTGTTTTTCTGTTGGCGATAGGGGTTACACCTACTCGGTCTGGGAAACCCTCATTAGGGATATTGTTTTCTTCGGATTCGGCCTCGTGGTCATTTTCTTCTCTCGCCATAGAAAATGGTGTGTTTTGCAAAGCGGATCCATTCTTCTGAACATGAATCGTTCCGGACGCGTGTGA
- a CDS encoding rhodanese-like domain-containing protein: MPIKHIIYEVGLFVALAATTAFCVNYISPNGIALVGQWDPGRGVISAQSKNDVIVHELEINAPETAKKIYDSAAAVFVDARARGFFDKGHIKGAFSLPLHEAGTLMETFKEKFSLSTYVITYCSGRECDDSHQLAQIFLENGYHNVSIYIDGYPGWIAKGYPVE, translated from the coding sequence ATGCCGATTAAACATATTATTTACGAAGTCGGTTTATTTGTAGCACTTGCGGCGACCACAGCCTTTTGTGTGAATTATATTTCGCCCAACGGCATAGCCCTTGTGGGACAGTGGGATCCGGGCCGGGGTGTGATAAGTGCACAGTCCAAAAACGATGTGATCGTTCATGAGCTTGAAATCAATGCGCCGGAGACCGCCAAGAAAATTTACGACAGTGCGGCGGCTGTTTTCGTAGATGCCCGGGCCAGGGGTTTTTTTGATAAGGGCCACATCAAAGGGGCCTTTTCGTTGCCTTTGCACGAAGCCGGCACCCTGATGGAAACATTCAAAGAAAAATTTTCCCTCAGCACGTATGTCATCACTTATTGTTCGGGTAGAGAATGTGATGACAGTCATCAGCTGGCGCAGATTTTCTTAGAAAACGGCTATCACAATGTAAGTATTTATATTGATGGTTATCCCGGCTGGATAGCGAAAGGTTACCCGGTTGAATAA